From a single Diachasmimorpha longicaudata isolate KC_UGA_2023 chromosome 13, iyDiaLong2, whole genome shotgun sequence genomic region:
- the LOC135168305 gene encoding uncharacterized protein LOC135168305 has product MIATNSLNLEVDMKEFVRHWLTCCLLATVCCSPTVLDEPATTTITVPSNKIRVAVIGAGPCGLITARYLSSKLDKFDLTVFERTNEVGGLWVYTNVTGNDANGVPMHTAAYDYLKTNVPKEVMMLEDFPFPQLNEPSFVSHRVIYSYLQNFTRHFKLFPHIKLNTLVTDVEPEISPSGQTTYRITSKDLINDEESIDSFDAVVVSVGHVSVNYIPTIRGSDTFVGTAIHSHDYRVPEKYSGRRVCIIGAQASGRDIALELSEHAAKVYLSDKGGYGRKRWLSGIEMTPRIIDITGNNLTFSDDTSVQVDDIIYCTGYQFAYPFLSKKIELSTADKNVEPLYKYLVHITSPNLFFMGVPDSLNFLLAELHAQYIVGLLEGRLQLPSSEAMREDMEAQKRKLLAALIPRREHLRYSSWTEFDQLATLANASKIRPVIRSIFQHCLRAQQQNVRQYKQYGYKIIDNENFGARLFPPDKAINEPWFS; this is encoded by the exons ATGATTGCCACCAATAGTCTTAATCTTGAAGTCGATATGAAAGAGTTCGTTAGACACTGGTTGACATGCTGCCTTTTAGCTACTGTATGCTGCAGTCCGACTGTTCTG gaTGAACCGGCGACAACTACAATTACGGTGCCAAGCAACAAAATACGAGTTGCTGTTATCGGAGCAGGACCCTGTGGGCTCATAACTGCTAGATATCTCTCATCAAAATTGGACAAATTCGATTTAACCGTTTTTGAACGGACCAATGAAGTCGGAGGGTTGTGGGTGTACACAAATGTTACAGGTAACGATGCAAATGGAGTTCCGATGCACACTGCTGCTTATGATTACCTCAA GACAAATGTACCTAAGGAGGTTATGATGCTGGAGGATTTTCCGTTCCCACAGCTGAATGAACCTTCCTTTGTTTCTCACCGTGTGATTTACAGTTATTTACAAAACTTTACACGGCATTTTAAACTCTTCCCGCACATAAAG CTGAACACTCTAGTGACAGACGTTGAACCTGAGATATCACCCAGTGGGCAAACCACCTATAGGATTACTTCCAAGGATCTCATCAATGACGAAGAATCCATCGATAGCTTTGATGCTGTTGTTGTAAGCGTTGGACACGTTTCAGTGAATTATATACCGACCATTAGGGGTAGTGACACATTCGTTGGGACTGCTATTCACAGCCATGACTACAGAGTCCCGGAGAAATATTCTGGCAGGAGAGTTTGCATAATTGGTGCCCAAGCTTCGGGGCGTGACATTGCTTTGGAACTATCAGAACATGCAGCTAAG GTCTATTTGAGTGACAAAGGAGGTTACGGAAGGAAGAGGTGGCTATCCGGTATCGAAATGACACCACGAATCATCGATATTACTGGGAATAACTTGACCTTTTCGGATGACACAAGTGTCCAAGTCGATGACATTATCTACTGCACTg GTTACCAGTTTGCCTATCCATTTctatcgaaaaaaatcgagcTTTCGACTGCCGATAAAAACGTAGAGCCACTCTACAAGTATTTAGTCCACATAACTAGCccgaatttgtttttcatggGAGTACCAGACAGTTTGAATTTTCTACTTGCCGAATTACACGCCCAATACATTGTGGGCCTCCTGGAGGGACGATTGCAATTACCCTCATCGGAGGCAATGCGAGAGGATATGGAAGCTCAAAAGCGAAAGCTATTGGCTGCACTAATtcca AGACGAGAGCACTTGAGATATTCGTCATGGACTGAGTTCGATCAGCTAGCAACGTTAGCCAATGCGTCTAAAATTCGGCCAGTAATAAGAAGCATCTTTCAGCACTGTCTACGGGCACAGCAGCAAAACGTCCGGCAGTATAAACAATATGGATACAAAATCATCGATAACGAAAACTTCGGAGCTCGGCTCTTTCCACCTGATAAAGCAATAAATGAGCCCTGGTTCAGCTAA